A single window of Penaeus vannamei isolate JL-2024 chromosome 24, ASM4276789v1, whole genome shotgun sequence DNA harbors:
- the LOC138866098 gene encoding uncharacterized protein gives MDNRRDMKHESKEHLAPLDVNMWHICIWKIKIRLNVRREEAVLLSSNQKSAHFKRYIYEDTNTVSTLKYYYLAHEQFGIALKRCLRPWKAPKDMFWFKDIVSRLAPVSSLATGCGKMYIENSIKTKFQDWASMYEC, from the exons ATGGACAATAGGCGTGACATGAAACATGAGAgcaag GAACATTTGGCACCACTGGATGTAAATATGTGGCATATATGCATCTGGAAAATAA AAATAAGACTTAACGTCAGGAGGGAGGAAGCCGTGCTCTTGTCAAGTAACCAGAAATCTGCTCATTTTAAACGTTACATTTACGAAGACACAAATACTGTCAGCACTTTAAAATATTACTATTTAGCTCATGAACAGTTTGGAATTGCCTTGAAGAGGTGCCTAAGGCCATGGAAAGCACCGAAGGATATGTTTTG gtttAAAGACATAGTTTCAAGACTGGCTCCAGTTTCAAGTCTGGCTACAGGGTGTGGCAAGATGTACATCGAGAACAGCATCAAGACCAAGTTTCAAGATTGGGCTTCAATGTACGAGTGTTAG